The Candidatus Poribacteria bacterium genome contains the following window.
CGAATGTGCTTTTGAATCAATCACTCATGATGGATTCGGAGCTAAAGCAGCTGACGGGTAGTATCTTCTGCGGTGTAGATCTCATCACGCCCGAACAGACATATTTGTTCGTCACAGCGGCACTCAAACCGGATTCAGATATAGAAAAGGTTCAGCAGCGGATTGGGCAGCTGATAAACCCGTTAAAACAGCCAGAGAACAATTGGCAGGTTGCAATGATGGCTCCAGCACTCTCCCAGCAATTCAGTGCACCCATGGATATAGAGATGGTAATGCAGCAGCACAAACCTGCAGGTATGACAGAAACTATGATGCTTGGGAACCTGGGTTTACAGTGGGGTTTGCTTGAATACCAACATGGTGATGCCTTACCTACGTTTGCGAACGCGCTTGCCAATGTCTCAGCGGATGATGTCGCCGATGTTGTTAATCGGTATCTCACCGAAGATGCGCGGATGACGTTAGTTCTCACACCGCGGGCATCGGAGTGATATAAGACATTAGCAGCAATGCTGTTGTTTGTGTTGATGCATTATGGAGAGCCCTGATGGATAAAAACGACGTTCAGTTGATTCACAACATCCTATCTGGCGACGATGAGGCGTTTAGCACCTTGGTTCAAAGATACCAAAAGAGTGTTCACGCCTTGGCGTGGCGGAAGATCGGTGATTTTCATTATGCTGAGGAAATTATGCAAGACACCTTCCTTCAAGCCTATGAGAAACTCCCGACACTCAAGAATCGCAATCAGTTTGCGGGGTGGCTGTATGTCATTACAAATAATCTATGCACCGATTGGCTCCGAAAGAAGAAACCTGCGATGCAATCGCTGGGGGACGCGTCTGTGAAAGCTATAGATAAGTTAACCTATGAGCGTTATATATTGGAACAGCGCGAGACAGAAGCAACTCAGCATCGTCATGAAATCGTCAAGCAACTTCTGGAAAAATTACCAGAGAGTGAACGCACGGTGGTGACGCTCTACTATCTCGGCGAGATGACCACGAAGGAAATTGGCAAGTTCCTGGGTGTATCGGTGAACACCATTACGAGTCGGCTTCAGCGGGCGCGGGAGCGTTTACAAACATCAGATGAACGCTTGATTAACGAAACGCTTGCCGGTTGGCAATTGTCTGGTAACCTCCTTGAGAACATCATGCGGCAAGTTGCTGACATAAGACCCGTATCACCGCCAACAGGAAAACCGTTGTTGCCATGGATGGCTCTTGGTACAGCGACGGTTTTGGTTATATTGCTGCTCGGTGTGAGTCATCAATATCTCGCCAGATTTCAGAGACCGTATAGTTTCGAGGCACAGTCGGAACCCACTATTGAAATTATTGAGGCAGTTGTCGTTCTTGAAACTGATGCAAAACCGGATATGCGAAATCAAATCGGGCAGGCTGCTATCCCCGGCAAAAACAGTAGTGTCGGTTCACAGGTCTCTGAGGAGGTCATCGTCCCTACTGCATCAGAGGATTTCCCGAATCTTTTTACTTCTAATGTTGTCCCTAAAGTGACACGCTTTACGCTAAGCAACGGTATCCGGATTGTCAATCTCCATGTCGAAAATTCCACGGATGTCGGTATCTTCAGTTATTTACCCCTTGGACTTGTCACTGACGGGAAAGCAAAGGCACAGTGGAGCCATCTCGTTAATTACCTGACACTCCGAACTGCAGGTCCTATTGACTACAAAACAAATAACGGTGAAACAATGGTTGACAATATGCGCATGGATTTCATCGGTAATACGGATACA
Protein-coding sequences here:
- a CDS encoding sigma-70 family RNA polymerase sigma factor codes for the protein MDKNDVQLIHNILSGDDEAFSTLVQRYQKSVHALAWRKIGDFHYAEEIMQDTFLQAYEKLPTLKNRNQFAGWLYVITNNLCTDWLRKKKPAMQSLGDASVKAIDKLTYERYILEQRETEATQHRHEIVKQLLEKLPESERTVVTLYYLGEMTTKEIGKFLGVSVNTITSRLQRARERLQTSDERLINETLAGWQLSGNLLENIMRQVADIRPVSPPTGKPLLPWMALGTATVLVILLLGVSHQYLARFQRPYSFEAQSEPTIEIIEAVVVLETDAKPDMRNQIGQAAIPGKNSSVGSQVSEEVIVPTASEDFPNLFTSNVVPKVTRFTLSNGIRIVNLHVENSTDVGIFSYLPLGLVTDGKAKAQWSHLVNYLTLRTAGPIDYKTNNGETMVDNMRMDFIGNTDTWTQGLALHAKWLAGLPFSAESLAEARPNVLSQIDYIEANLVTHKLAKSAWNQVFRHGETDIAMREDIQSAQLSELEEYRDQHLVQADRVLLCVIGGVNPETLKETMEKQLGTISLTEKTLPRPTAPQKIAKDQNATWDVNVTHYMEAYPIPRPENGDYPALYIASLLWRLACTQDAQLKELTGYIHCGVDLVTPEQVYLYGSASLKPNADIERVKQRIRELMNPLKQAQNNAQVPMIAQSLSTELSIPPDMKTLMQHKPENLPENLMLLQLGVSWGTIEYQYGNTLPQLASAFTDVAAADVASVVNRYLTEDHRMTLLLTPQPGVNPQTQ